One Loxodonta africana isolate mLoxAfr1 chromosome 15, mLoxAfr1.hap2, whole genome shotgun sequence genomic window carries:
- the LOC100654468 gene encoding olfactory receptor 8B12-like, protein MATKNSSVTEFILAGLTDQLGLQIPLFFLFLCSYVITVVGNLGLITLIVLNSHLHTPMYFFLFNLSLIDFSYSTTITPKMLVSFVSKKNIILYAGYMTQLFFLYFFGISESFVLSAMAYDHYVAICKPLVYTVTMSPQVSFLLLLSVYVMGFLGAMGHTGSIMSLTFCADNLVNHFLCDIFPLLELSCNSTYVNELVVFIVVAIVIGVPIITIFISYTLILSSILHISSTESRSKAFHTCSSHIIVISLFFGSGAFKYLKPPSILPLDQGKVSSLFYTIVVPLLNQLIYSLRNKDVKIALRKTLRRKTFS, encoded by the coding sequence ATGGCAACCAAGAACTCTTCTGTGACAGAGTTTATCCTCGCAGGCTTAACGGACCAGCTGGGGCTTCAGatccctctcttcttcctgtttctctgctcCTATGTGATCACTGTGGTGGGGAACCTGGGCTTGATTACTCTGATTGTGCTGAACTCTCAcctgcacacacccatgtacttttttctctttaacCTCTCTTTAATAGATTTCTCTTACTCCACTACCATCACCCCCAAAATGCTGGTGAGTTTTGTCTCAAAGAAGAACATCATCTTGTATGCAGGGTATATGACTCAACTCTTCTTCTTGTACTTCTTTGGTATCTCTGAGTCCTTTGTTCTGTCAGCAATGGCATATGACcactatgttgccatctgtaaACCACTGGTGTACACAGTCACCATGTCCCCACAAGTCTCTTTTCTGCTTTTGTTAAGTGTCTATGTGATGGGTTTTTTGGGTGCCATGGGCCATACAGGAAGCATAATGAGTCTGACTTTCTGTGCTGACAACCTCGTCAATCATTTCCTATGTGACATCTTTCCTCTCCTTGAGCTCTCCTGCAATAGCACCTATGTGAATGAGCTGGTGGTAtttattgttgtagccattgtcaTCGGAGTGCCTATCATCACCATCTTCATCTCTTATACTCTAATACTCTCTAGCATTCTCCATATTAGCTCCACTGAGAGCAGGTCCAAAGCCTTTCATACCTGCAGCTCCCACATaattgtgatttctcttttttttggttCTGGAGCTTTCAAGTATCTCAAACCACCTTCCATTTTGCCTCTTGACCAAGGGAAAGTGTCCTCCCTCTTCTATACCATTGTGGTGCCTCTGTTAAACCAATTAATCTATAGcttgaggaataaggatgtcaaaaTTGCCCTGAGGAAAACCTTgagaagaaaaacattttcttga